In Candidatus Cloacimonadota bacterium, the following proteins share a genomic window:
- a CDS encoding DUF21 domain-containing protein produces the protein MDLLTWVGILFCLSQSALFSGMNLGLFSISKLELQVEVKKGNQSAKKVLKLRDNVNLTLVTILWGNVGVNVLLAMLSDSVLSGVIAFLFSTIVITVFAEIIPQAYFTRNALKLSALLLPILRVYQIILYPV, from the coding sequence ATGGACTTATTGACTTGGGTTGGAATATTATTCTGTCTTTCCCAATCTGCTTTGTTTTCAGGCATGAATTTGGGGTTGTTTTCAATCAGCAAATTGGAACTTCAGGTAGAAGTCAAGAAGGGTAACCAGTCAGCAAAAAAAGTCCTGAAATTACGTGATAATGTTAATCTGACTTTAGTGACGATACTCTGGGGTAATGTTGGAGTTAATGTGCTTCTTGCTATGTTATCTGACTCAGTTCTAAGCGGAGTTATAGCTTTTCTGTTCTCAACAATTGTTATAACTGTTTTTGCAGAGATCATACCGCAAGCGTACTTCACACGTAATGCTCTTAAATTATCAGCTTTGTTATTACCGATTTTACGTGTATATCAGATCATTCTCTATCCGGTAAA